One window of the Asticcacaulis sp. SL142 genome contains the following:
- a CDS encoding ABC transporter ATP-binding protein: protein MSKPECSRRTKSVTIFKRLYSEALSKYIWSLSVALICMIVIAIMSSSQTYLMGPLIDEVFVARDPAMLPVIAGGVLIIFAFRSLARYLQEVLLVSLGQKIVAYYQGRLFKSVVNQGLGQIQEQSRGRLSAAFIYDANLIRAAVCDVFLTAGKDTLTILTMIGLMFFTDWKMALMCLVLPTAAIIPMKYLGRALRRVSLTTQNEVADMTQTLNEAFKGIRTVQSLGLMSKVKQQAFSKMDSLARLVVKGAWVGGAILPVVDGIGGLAVAVVIIYGGMQVISGALTPGELVVFVGAIVGAYAPIPSLSKTNATLQPGLAAAQRVFEVIDRPSTLLASDAAPDLVRMAGSIRLEDVHFSYSAAGAPALRGVDIVAPAGKVTALVGRSGAGKSTVLSLISRFYDPDQGRVLVNGQDIRSVNPASLRNQIAVVDHQVMLFGDTLAENIRIGRLDARDDEVLDAARATGLDAFIAILPDGMNTRIGEGGLSLSEGQAQRIAIARAFLRDAPILLFDEATNAQDAESERYIRQSMARLMTGRTTLIIAHRLETIKHADVIYVLDEGQVAEHGSHDELIAAGGLYAHLHALQFNDININENTNDPEPTLM, encoded by the coding sequence ATGTCCAAACCCGAATGCAGCCGTCGCACCAAATCAGTTACAATTTTTAAACGATTGTACTCTGAGGCCCTTAGCAAATATATTTGGAGTCTGTCGGTTGCGTTGATCTGTATGATTGTCATTGCCATTATGAGCTCCAGTCAGACCTATCTGATGGGGCCGCTTATTGACGAGGTCTTTGTCGCGCGTGACCCGGCGATGCTCCCGGTTATTGCGGGTGGCGTACTTATTATTTTTGCCTTTCGAAGCCTGGCCCGTTACCTTCAGGAGGTTCTGCTCGTCTCCCTTGGCCAGAAAATTGTTGCCTATTACCAGGGCCGGTTATTTAAAAGCGTAGTAAACCAGGGTTTGGGCCAAATCCAGGAACAGTCCAGAGGGCGATTGTCAGCGGCATTCATTTATGATGCCAACTTAATCCGGGCGGCCGTATGCGATGTCTTCCTTACTGCTGGCAAAGACACTCTGACCATCCTGACTATGATTGGTCTGATGTTTTTCACCGACTGGAAAATGGCTTTAATGTGCCTTGTCCTTCCGACCGCGGCGATCATACCTATGAAATATCTCGGTCGTGCTTTGCGGCGCGTATCTCTTACGACACAAAACGAAGTCGCCGATATGACGCAAACGCTCAATGAGGCGTTTAAGGGGATCAGAACCGTCCAGAGTTTAGGTCTGATGTCTAAAGTGAAACAGCAGGCATTTAGTAAAATGGATAGTCTCGCACGTCTGGTTGTCAAAGGGGCGTGGGTTGGTGGCGCGATCTTGCCGGTCGTTGATGGTATAGGTGGACTGGCTGTCGCAGTTGTTATTATTTATGGCGGCATGCAGGTTATCAGTGGAGCGCTCACACCCGGTGAGTTGGTGGTTTTTGTCGGAGCTATTGTTGGAGCCTATGCTCCGATCCCGTCTTTGTCGAAAACGAATGCCACTCTTCAGCCCGGTCTGGCGGCGGCTCAGCGCGTATTTGAGGTCATTGATCGCCCGTCCACACTTCTGGCCTCCGATGCAGCACCGGATCTTGTCCGCATGGCCGGTTCCATCCGGCTCGAAGATGTTCACTTTTCCTATTCTGCTGCCGGGGCTCCCGCGCTTCGCGGTGTCGATATCGTGGCGCCGGCTGGCAAGGTCACGGCGCTGGTCGGCCGATCAGGTGCAGGCAAGAGCACGGTGCTTAGCCTGATTTCGCGCTTTTATGATCCTGATCAGGGCCGGGTTCTTGTTAATGGCCAGGACATTCGCTCGGTTAATCCTGCCTCATTACGCAACCAGATCGCGGTCGTCGATCATCAGGTTATGCTTTTCGGTGACACACTTGCGGAAAACATCCGCATTGGCCGGCTGGATGCCAGGGATGACGAGGTTCTGGATGCGGCACGGGCCACTGGCCTTGATGCGTTCATAGCGATCCTCCCTGATGGTATGAACACGCGCATAGGGGAGGGGGGACTTTCCTTGTCTGAAGGTCAGGCGCAACGCATCGCTATAGCCCGAGCCTTTCTTCGGGATGCCCCCATCCTTTTATTTGATGAGGCCACAAACGCTCAGGATGCTGAATCCGAGCGCTATATCCGCCAGTCTATGGCCAGGCTGATGACGGGCCGCACGACCCTGATCATCGCCCACCGGCTGGAAACGATCAAACATGCTGACGTCATCTATGTCCTGGACGAGGGGCAGGTGGCTGAACATGGCAGTCACGATGAACTTATTGCCGCCGGTGGCCTCTACGCACACCTCCACGCCCTGCAGTTCAATGACATCAATATAAACGAAAATACCAATGATCCTGAGCCGACACTCATGTGA
- a CDS encoding peptidase domain-containing ABC transporter, with product MVQYLQSEHSECGLVCIAYSAAKMGAHHDLAELRRRFPTSSRGLDLQQMTDIAAALDMMSRAVRCEIEELDQLRLPAILHWNLKHFVVLDRVTATHIFYHDPALGRVKMTRTEAGRRFTGIALELSEAPAFKPRKPQPSISIWSWMRYTPQLFAGLGQTLILSLMLQAYVIASPFYMQLAIDQAALKGDAELLKVLAVGFGLFGLFNMGAALLRNFAMQHLSAYLSWDMSLRLFRHLVRLPLDWFQKRKLADTISRFDAINPIRDLISGSLMSSAIDGVLAITTLLMMFLFEWKLGLLVVGGTVCYVIVRLVTLPRSLRLSAESLGAMIAENGKRIETIKAIQTVKTMAAETQQETQWSNQYSTLIKRNLESARFKFSVDAVHQGLDVLVTTSVIYLGIMAIIAGNLTVGILYAFMAYKGQFTGAVTKVVEQFIQWKLSDIYSMRLADIVLNPKEEGIDRVETALPELQGQIYLENLSFRYAPHEPIVFKNINLKIEAGDFLAIVGPSGAGKSSLMKVMSGLYNPTGGEVKVDGRPIRAWGAKLLRRSYGVVMQDDELLSGSIAENVAFFDDHIDMDRVWTSLEMAALKEEVLALPMKADSHVGDMGGSLSGGQKQRLLIARALYKKPKVLFFDEATSHLDVKNESIINQSLKVMNITRIVIAHRRETIEAADKVFDIKKGRLVRQFAKSAKVSNPYPDLSGSQAINQILNPQNSGSGGRIPDE from the coding sequence ATGGTTCAGTACCTTCAATCCGAGCACTCAGAATGCGGTTTGGTCTGCATCGCATATTCGGCCGCGAAAATGGGCGCCCACCATGATCTGGCAGAACTGCGACGGAGATTCCCGACATCCAGTCGCGGCCTGGATTTGCAGCAGATGACCGATATCGCGGCCGCACTGGATATGATGTCGCGCGCCGTTCGCTGCGAAATCGAAGAACTGGACCAACTCAGGCTGCCCGCCATTTTACACTGGAACCTCAAGCACTTTGTAGTTCTGGATCGTGTTACTGCAACCCACATTTTCTACCATGATCCAGCGCTGGGCAGGGTTAAGATGACCCGGACGGAAGCCGGGCGGCGCTTTACGGGTATAGCCCTCGAACTCAGCGAAGCGCCGGCATTCAAGCCCCGAAAGCCGCAGCCCTCTATAAGTATCTGGTCGTGGATGCGGTATACGCCCCAGCTTTTTGCAGGCCTTGGCCAGACCTTGATTCTGTCACTTATGCTTCAGGCCTATGTTATCGCCAGCCCCTTTTACATGCAGCTCGCTATAGATCAGGCGGCTCTAAAGGGCGACGCTGAGCTTCTTAAAGTTTTGGCTGTTGGATTTGGTTTGTTCGGGCTTTTCAATATGGGCGCGGCTCTGCTGCGCAACTTTGCTATGCAGCACCTGTCTGCATACCTAAGTTGGGACATGAGCCTTAGGCTGTTTCGTCATTTGGTGAGACTGCCGCTCGACTGGTTTCAGAAGCGAAAACTTGCGGATACGATCTCACGGTTTGATGCCATTAATCCGATCAGAGATTTGATTTCGGGTAGCCTTATGTCGTCGGCAATTGACGGCGTTCTGGCGATTACAACCTTGCTGATGATGTTCCTGTTCGAATGGAAACTGGGATTACTCGTAGTCGGGGGTACGGTTTGTTACGTAATAGTTCGACTCGTGACATTGCCACGCTCTCTGCGTTTGAGTGCTGAAAGCCTCGGAGCGATGATTGCGGAAAACGGCAAGAGGATCGAGACGATAAAGGCTATTCAGACTGTCAAAACGATGGCGGCAGAAACGCAGCAGGAAACCCAGTGGTCTAATCAGTATTCAACACTGATCAAAAGAAACCTCGAATCTGCCCGCTTCAAATTCTCGGTAGATGCCGTTCATCAGGGCCTAGATGTCCTGGTGACAACATCCGTCATTTATCTTGGAATAATGGCTATAATCGCCGGCAATCTGACGGTTGGAATACTCTATGCCTTCATGGCTTATAAGGGGCAGTTTACAGGAGCGGTAACTAAGGTTGTCGAACAATTCATACAGTGGAAACTGAGTGATATTTATTCAATGCGCCTCGCCGACATTGTGCTGAATCCCAAAGAGGAAGGTATTGATCGTGTGGAGACGGCTTTGCCTGAGTTGCAGGGGCAAATTTATCTTGAGAACCTTTCATTCCGTTATGCGCCCCATGAGCCAATTGTTTTCAAGAACATCAATCTAAAAATTGAGGCAGGTGACTTTCTGGCCATCGTGGGGCCGTCTGGAGCAGGCAAAAGCAGTCTGATGAAAGTTATGAGCGGGCTTTATAACCCGACAGGCGGTGAAGTGAAAGTTGATGGTCGGCCGATCAGAGCTTGGGGGGCCAAGCTATTGCGACGTTCATACGGTGTTGTAATGCAGGATGACGAGTTGTTGTCAGGTTCGATCGCGGAAAATGTTGCTTTTTTTGATGATCATATCGACATGGACCGTGTGTGGACTTCGCTGGAGATGGCAGCACTTAAAGAGGAAGTACTGGCGTTACCCATGAAAGCAGACTCTCATGTAGGTGACATGGGCGGAAGTCTTTCTGGTGGACAGAAACAGCGCCTTCTGATTGCTCGTGCTCTGTATAAAAAACCTAAGGTTCTGTTTTTCGATGAAGCCACCTCTCACCTTGACGTGAAAAACGAGAGCATCATTAACCAAAGCCTCAAGGTCATGAACATCACGCGGATAGTAATTGCTCACCGAAGGGAGACTATAGAAGCGGCAGATAAGGTCTTCGACATAAAAAAAGGCAGGCTTGTGAGGCAGTTTGCTAAATCTGCAAAGGTATCAAATCCATATCCGGATTTATCGGGAAGTCAGGCGATCAACCAGATCCTCAATCCCCAAAATTCAGGATCTGGTGGCAGGATACCAGATGAGTAA
- a CDS encoding HlyD family secretion protein has protein sequence MPDDTSFFRKEAVDASRNRTGGPVNNQGLATWMLVVFMVALFVIAVIFLVIARYGKKETVFGQVVPAEGVVRVTSGRAGVITKVSAESGQTVQSGEPLFILSYDAVLEDGSRLSNRVDQITRQQMQLSSDEAMARELSLEENNHIIDAKLNSIRESLPLLREQRSLQLERVAILEKSYEAMNTLAEKAYVSQAQLGVRKDNLLQARQSLLQMDQTLAQQKYQVAQMESELAATRHDLSVIRTNQGNSQAQFQERQLKIQSDQAGRINALKTGQITNLQARVGDFVQANQTLALLVPISGDHLPQVVLWVPSRAIGFVEKGHKVRIMFDAYPYQTFGVGHGHVEEISMAPIMPNELPVPLETKEQMYKVVVALNKDTHQAYGRSWDLKAGMKLTADLVLDEKSLFEWLLDPITALRKRSED, from the coding sequence ATGCCGGACGATACATCATTTTTCAGAAAAGAAGCAGTTGATGCATCCCGCAACAGAACGGGAGGGCCCGTCAATAATCAGGGTCTGGCCACCTGGATGTTAGTCGTCTTTATGGTTGCACTTTTTGTCATTGCGGTAATTTTTCTGGTGATTGCCAGATACGGTAAAAAGGAAACTGTCTTTGGGCAGGTGGTTCCGGCAGAGGGAGTGGTAAGGGTGACCTCTGGCCGCGCCGGTGTAATTACGAAGGTTTCTGCTGAGAGTGGACAAACTGTCCAATCTGGAGAGCCGTTGTTTATATTGTCGTATGATGCGGTTCTTGAGGACGGCAGTCGGTTGTCGAACCGGGTTGACCAGATTACGCGCCAGCAAATGCAACTCAGTTCAGACGAAGCTATGGCTCGCGAGCTCAGTCTCGAGGAAAATAATCATATAATAGACGCAAAGTTGAACAGCATTCGCGAAAGCCTGCCGCTTTTGCGGGAGCAACGATCCTTGCAGCTGGAGCGGGTGGCCATCCTGGAGAAAAGCTATGAGGCTATGAATACGCTGGCCGAAAAAGCCTATGTTTCGCAAGCTCAGCTCGGTGTCCGGAAGGATAATCTTTTGCAGGCGCGTCAGTCACTTTTGCAAATGGATCAAACCCTGGCACAGCAAAAATATCAAGTGGCGCAGATGGAGTCTGAACTTGCGGCTACTCGGCATGATCTCAGCGTCATTCGTACAAATCAGGGCAATTCTCAGGCGCAATTTCAAGAGAGGCAGCTTAAAATCCAGTCGGACCAGGCTGGGCGTATAAACGCACTTAAGACCGGACAGATTACAAACCTCCAGGCCCGGGTTGGTGACTTCGTACAAGCCAATCAAACCCTGGCACTCCTTGTACCCATTAGCGGTGATCATCTGCCCCAGGTCGTTCTGTGGGTGCCTTCGCGCGCGATTGGATTTGTCGAAAAAGGCCACAAGGTTCGTATCATGTTTGATGCCTATCCCTATCAGACATTTGGCGTAGGGCATGGTCATGTCGAAGAAATATCAATGGCACCGATTATGCCGAATGAACTGCCTGTGCCGCTGGAGACAAAAGAGCAAATGTACAAAGTGGTCGTAGCTCTTAACAAAGATACCCATCAGGCTTACGGACGGTCCTGGGATCTAAAGGCGGGCATGAAACTCACTGCGGATCTTGTGCTTGATGAGAAGTCTCTGTTCGAATGGCTGCTGGATCCAATCACAGCTTTGCGTAAACGATCGGAAGATTGA
- a CDS encoding phosphopantetheine-binding protein: MDKISTISTIWATTLGVPSVGPDDNFFALGGDSLMVTIMAFQVEQALDVIVNADLVFDHPTLATFSKALLA, encoded by the coding sequence ATGGATAAAATATCTACGATTTCAACGATATGGGCAACCACTCTGGGCGTGCCGAGCGTGGGGCCGGACGATAATTTTTTTGCGCTGGGCGGGGATTCACTCATGGTGACAATAATGGCTTTTCAGGTGGAGCAGGCGCTCGACGTTATCGTGAATGCCGACCTTGTGTTTGATCACCCCACACTTGCTACTTTTTCAAAAGCACTGTTGGCCTAG